A window of Equus caballus isolate H_3958 breed thoroughbred chromosome 10, TB-T2T, whole genome shotgun sequence contains these coding sequences:
- the TRMT11 gene encoding tRNA (guanine(10)-N2)-methyltransferase homolog isoform X5, with protein sequence MERSIFELWGHGRSSEELYRSLRSYPVEKMVPFLHSDSTYKIKIHTFNKTLTQEEKVKRIDALEFLPFEGKVNLKKPQHIFSLLEDYGLDPNCIPENPHNVYFGRWIADGQRELIESYSVKKRHFIGNTSMDAGLSFIMANHGKVKENDIVFDPFVGTGGLLIASAHFGAYVYGTDIDYNTVHGLGKASRKNQKWRGPDENIRANLRQYGLEKYYLDVLVSDASKPSWRKGTYFDAIITDPPYGIRESTRRTGSQKEIPKGMEKCPESHVPVSLSYHLSDMFFDLLNFAAETLVLGGRLVYWLPVYTPEYIEEMVPSHPCLKLISNCEQKLSSHTSRRLITMEKVKKFENRDQSSHLPNDHSLLYQGHNSFREKYFSGVTKRIAKEEKSSQE encoded by the exons GTCCATATTTGAACTGTGGGGTCATGGAAGATCTTCAGAGGAGCTGTATCGTTCTCTTAGGAGCTACCCTGTGGAGAAGATG gTTCCATTTCTGCATTCAGATTCAACGTATAAAATAAAGATTCatacatttaataaaacattgacacaagaagaaaaagtcaaacGAATAGAT gcaCTTGAGTTTCTGCCATTTGAAGGAAAAGTGAATTTAAAGAAGCCACAGCATATATTCTCTCTTTTGGAGGATTATGGTTTGGACCCAAACTGCATCCCTGAGAATCCACATAATGTTTATTTTGGTAGATGG ATTGCAGATGGACAGAGGGAGCTTATCGAGTCATACAGTGTCAAAAAGAGACATTTTATTGGAAATACAAGCATGGATGCTGGTTTATCATTTATCATGGCCAACCatggaaaagtgaaagaaaatgatattgtctttgatccatttgttggaacag gTGGCCTTCTGATAGCATCTGCACATTTTGGTGCATATGTGTATGGGACAGACATAGACTACAACACAGTTCATGGCTTGG gAAAGGCTAGTAGGAAAAACCAGAAATGGAGAGGACCAGATGAAAACATTAGGGCAAATCTTCGTCAGTATGGTTTAGAGAAGTATTACCTTGATGTCCTGGTTTCAGATGCATCtaagccttcctggaggaagggcacGTATTTTGATGCAATCATCACTGATc CTCCATATGGAATCAGAGAATCTACAAGAAGAACAGGTTCACAGAAGGAAATACCGAAGGGGATGGAAAAATG tcCAGAAAGCCATGTTCCTGTTTCCTTGAGTTATCATCTGAGTGATATGTTTTTTGACCTGTTAAACTTTGCAGCTGAGACCCTCGTATTAGGTGGAAGACTAGTCTATTGGTTACCTGTGTATACACCAGA ATACATTGAAGAGATGGTTCCCTCGCACCCTTGCCTGAAACTCATTAGCAACTGTGAGCAGAAGCTTTCCAGTCACACATCAAGGCGCTTGATAACAATGGAAAAGGTGAAGAAGTTCGAG AACCGGGACCAGTCTTCACATCTGCCAAACGATCACTCTCTGCTATACCAAGGCCATAACTCCTTCCGGGAGAAATATTTCAGTGGGGTGACCAAAAGAATTGCCAAGGAAGAAAAATCTAGCCAGGAGTGA
- the TRMT11 gene encoding tRNA (guanine(10)-N2)-methyltransferase homolog isoform X6, translated as MVPFLHSDSTYKIKIHTFNKTLTQEEKVKRIDALEFLPFEGKVNLKKPQHIFSLLEDYGLDPNCIPENPHNVYFGRWIADGQRELIESYSVKKRHFIGNTSMDAGLSFIMANHGKVKENDIVFDPFVGTGGLLIASAHFGAYVYGTDIDYNTVHGLGKASRKNQKWRGPDENIRANLRQYGLEKYYLDVLVSDASKPSWRKGTYFDAIITDPPYGIRESTRRTGSQKEIPKGMEKCPESHVPVSLSYHLSDMFFDLLNFAAETLVLGGRLVYWLPVYTPEYIEEMVPSHPCLKLISNCEQKLSSHTSRRLITMEKVKKFENRDQSSHLPNDHSLLYQGHNSFREKYFSGVTKRIAKEEKSSQE; from the exons ATG gTTCCATTTCTGCATTCAGATTCAACGTATAAAATAAAGATTCatacatttaataaaacattgacacaagaagaaaaagtcaaacGAATAGAT gcaCTTGAGTTTCTGCCATTTGAAGGAAAAGTGAATTTAAAGAAGCCACAGCATATATTCTCTCTTTTGGAGGATTATGGTTTGGACCCAAACTGCATCCCTGAGAATCCACATAATGTTTATTTTGGTAGATGG ATTGCAGATGGACAGAGGGAGCTTATCGAGTCATACAGTGTCAAAAAGAGACATTTTATTGGAAATACAAGCATGGATGCTGGTTTATCATTTATCATGGCCAACCatggaaaagtgaaagaaaatgatattgtctttgatccatttgttggaacag gTGGCCTTCTGATAGCATCTGCACATTTTGGTGCATATGTGTATGGGACAGACATAGACTACAACACAGTTCATGGCTTGG gAAAGGCTAGTAGGAAAAACCAGAAATGGAGAGGACCAGATGAAAACATTAGGGCAAATCTTCGTCAGTATGGTTTAGAGAAGTATTACCTTGATGTCCTGGTTTCAGATGCATCtaagccttcctggaggaagggcacGTATTTTGATGCAATCATCACTGATc CTCCATATGGAATCAGAGAATCTACAAGAAGAACAGGTTCACAGAAGGAAATACCGAAGGGGATGGAAAAATG tcCAGAAAGCCATGTTCCTGTTTCCTTGAGTTATCATCTGAGTGATATGTTTTTTGACCTGTTAAACTTTGCAGCTGAGACCCTCGTATTAGGTGGAAGACTAGTCTATTGGTTACCTGTGTATACACCAGA ATACATTGAAGAGATGGTTCCCTCGCACCCTTGCCTGAAACTCATTAGCAACTGTGAGCAGAAGCTTTCCAGTCACACATCAAGGCGCTTGATAACAATGGAAAAGGTGAAGAAGTTCGAG AACCGGGACCAGTCTTCACATCTGCCAAACGATCACTCTCTGCTATACCAAGGCCATAACTCCTTCCGGGAGAAATATTTCAGTGGGGTGACCAAAAGAATTGCCAAGGAAGAAAAATCTAGCCAGGAGTGA